The segment GTAACAGGAGTTCTTTACTACTCCTATAAATGCAACATCAAAGATTCCACTGTCAATGGATGAAGAGAAGTCCAGAAGACCCTACACAACAGGACCTAAAATCACCAACTAAGATAAAAGCACAAGGTGGCAGACACAATCTAGCTAACTGCACAGATGATTCAAAACAGGAACCAAATACCATATCACACCTTCGATAAACTAACATGAcaagacagaaaaatgataaacattggagaagatgtgggagagttggaacactaatgcattgttggtagagccatgagctgatccaaccattctgaagagtaatttggaactatgcccaaagggctataaaaatgtgcatcccctttgccccagcaatattgcttctaggactgtatcccaaaaagatcataaaaatgggaaaaggaccaaaatatttatagtagctctgtttgtggtggccaagaactagaaatagaggagatgcccatcaactggggaatggcagaacaagatgtagtataagaatgtaatggaatactattgtgctattaagaaatgatgaacaggaagacttcagaaaggcctggaaggacttatatgatggactgatgctgagcgaagagagcagagccaggacaacattatacacagtaatagccacagtgctCCACAGCTGTTTacgatagacttagtccttcacagcaaagcaaaaacctaaaacattcccaaaggactcatgatgcaaaatgccatccacatcaagagaaagaactacggagttggaacgcagaatgaagcaaattattttctcctttgttacattttgtttttcttatggtttctcccatttgttttaattcttctacgcaacatgattaatatgaagTGTGTTTAATAGGAGTGTACGTATGGAACTCATAagattgcacgctgtcttggtgaagaagggggagaaaatttggaagttatggaagtgattgttgaaaactgaaaataaatcaataaattttggggaaaaaaatacatccaaaaaaacccaaaccccagGAACTATAGAGATCAACTATACAAGTAGATTAacgaaaaaaaaaatagcccaaGTTCTTTAATTATTGATCCAGAATGATTTTTGCACTTATCACCAAAATTTCTTTCAGCTCATGTCACTCACTATATCCTCCCTCAGTccttatggtaaaaaaaaaaaaaaaagaggaagtgaTAACTCAGAGATGTGTAAATCGCCTGAAATCATCCCCACAGGATTCTTTGCCCATATGCACCATTCTGGGATGCAGTGCTGCAGAAACAGCTCTGCAGTTTTCACCGACACCTTGGTCCTGGGGTTGCCCTTCAGTCCCAATAAGCAAGGCCCCCATGCTCTGCTTCTTTCCTACCTGACTTCTACCTCTGGCTTGTTGTGCCTCTCCACAACTTGGGAGGAGAAATTCTCCAGGCAAAGCGCAGCCTGCAGTGTGGCCCGAACGGCACTAAGGTAGGGGCGGAGAGTGGCAGTCTataggaaacagaaaaggaatcAGAGCTGGGTGCCCCCCACCCCTGCTCCAAGAAACATGCATTTCGTTTTTCCTATTACTGGTGTTAACAGGAACCAGACAGCACCCTCAGCTTGGCGGCCCCGGTTGCCCCTTCCCCCAGGGGACCAGACATGGGGGCTGGCAAACTCCACCTGTGCCCTTCatgccccacccccaactcctccCCAAAATGCCTCTTTGGATCACCTTGGCATCCTCTCATTTCTCCATAATAACTCCCTTCACACAATCCAATCAAGTACTTTTATTGTAGCCCGGAGGGGGGGGTGGCATAGACATCATCGCCAAATTAGGAAATTAAGGCGGAAAATGACTCGGTCAAGGTCACTCAGCCCTGGTCCAGTGCAGGGCTGGGATCCAAATCTCGGTGCCCCATCTCCGAACCCTGTTTTTTCATGCCCCACCCCTGCCCACTTCCCCTTCTTCACTTTTTGCTCTTGCTGCCCCTCCCTGctcctcctccatccctctcAGTCTTCGGGTCTCGCTCTATCATCCGCCCTCCGCGCATTTGCCCCTCTACTCATCCATCCCTGCATCCCCCCAGCCCCTGCTTCCCCCCTCCtcatcctccccttcctcccccgtGCCCTCGATCCTCTACTCCCCACCCCCCGGGACGCCCCCTCATCCTCTCTGTGCCCTTCTGCCAAGTCCCTCATCCGCCCTCCGCGCCTTTGCCCCAGCAGCTCTCCCAGCCCCAGGGGCCCACTCAGGCTCCTCCCCAGTGGACCTGCCTCGGCTCCCCCACCGTCCCCTGATCCTCCTTAGCCCCTGGGAAGCCTCGGCTCCCTCCCCAGCGCAGCGTGGCCTCCCTCCCCTTGCCCCCCCGAGGATCCTCAGCGGACGCCCCCCAATTCTCACCATTGCTGGGGCTGGTTAGGCCGGAAAGCGGAAGTGCAGGAGTGCACTGGCTCCGGGGCGCCGTCTCTTCCGGGAGCCGGGCCTGGGCGCTACCACCGCTGCTCCAAGGGCAGGGGGAGCTGGAGCGAAACAACGACAGCTGTTCTCCTCTTCCCCTGAAGCTCGCAGGAACCCCTTCTCTCCGACGCTGGAAACCCTTCTTCAGGGCCTGACACGATGAGGGGAGCTCTGCCGTGTCTGTCCTTCCCTGTCACCCCTGCACCCCCcgcctctctccccctccctcagcaAGAAGGTACAGCCCAGCTCGCCGTTCTGTCTCCATATTAGGACAGGGCCAGACACGGGATGGCCCCGCCTCTTCCGGTTCTGACCCCGCCCGCCCGTCGTCTGTTACTGCCCAGGCCCGAGCCGCCTAGGCTCCCCAGCCTCGCCCGAGAGTGGGCCCGGCCCCTTTGCACCACCCCCGGGCCGCAGTGGGCGGCTCCGCCTGTCCCTGCAGGGCCAGCAGTTACCTGAGCTCGTGGACCTGGCCCCTCCACCCGCGAGGGACCGAGGCCGGCCGAGCGAGCGCCTCGTGGGATCCGGATAGAGCTCGGGCTGTGAAGGTGGAGGCGGGACCGGGGCGTGGGGAGTGGGCGATGACACGGGGAGTGAGGAGGGGCGGGGGCTGTGGGGCTGAGGGAAgcgaggggaggggaggatggcttgggaaggggggagggggcgtGGAGGGGAGGGCCCATGGGGGgctgcaggggaggggaggggaggggaggggaggggacgtGGAGGTGAGGGGCCATGGGGGgctgcaggggaggggagggatgtaTAGAGCAAGGGACTTGGGAGtctgcaggggaggggagggggtgtgGAGGTGAGGGGCCATGGGGGTGCTGTATGGAAGGGAAGGGGACGTGGAGGTGAGGGGCCATGGGGGgctgcaggggaggggagggatgtaTAGAGCAAGGGACTTGGGAGtctgcaggggaggggagggggtgtgGAGGTGAGGGGCCATGGGGGTGCTGTATGGAAGGGAAGGGGACGTGGAGGTGAGGGGCCATGGGGGgctgcaggggaggggagggatgtaTAGAGCAAGGGACTTGGGAGtctgcaggggaggggagggggtgtgGAGGCGAGGGGCCATTGGGGGTGCTGTATGGAAGGGAAGGGGACGTGGAGGTGAGGGGCCATGGGGGgctgcaggggaggggagggatgtaTAGAGCAAGGGACTTGGGAGtctgcaggggaggggagggggtgtgGAGGCGAGGGGCCATTGGGGGCTGCAGGGAAAGGATCAGTAAAAGGAATGCCCCTAATTCTGTGTTGGAGAAAGATGGAGGGGCAGGTCTAGGAGAGGGAATATGTGGAAGGTCAAGATTGGATGGCAGGAAGCAGGACCCTGACTCCATCTGCCCCTTCTCCAGCCCTCATTCTTCTAGACACTCTCAGTTGACAGTGCAGCGCTCTCTTCCGCTGGGTTTTGTGTCCCTTCTTTGTTCCACCTCTCCTCAGCATCCTTTAAACAACTGAATGACCACTCATTACAGACATACTAGCACATACCACATTGTCTAGTCAACAGACACATCTTTGTTATTGAGCAGTTGTGACTTCCAGGCACTGTGCGCAAGGGCGGGTAATACAAATGCTGGTGCAAAGGAAAGCCCTGTGCAGTAGGAGCTTCCACTCTGACAAGGGAGATGCCTTGGAAAGTCACAGGGCAGTCTGGGGAGAAATGAGACTGTTGACCTAGGCAGTCCTTCTTAAGTAGGAGTTCTGTTGGGAGCCATCCAATCAGAGGAAGAGGCTTCCTGACCCGGGCTACTTCCAAAGTGGGAGTTCCTGGACTGGAAAGAGGCTCTAGGTTGGGGGCCTGGTAGAGGAAGTCCAGTACTTAGCCTGGAGATGATGACCAcgttggagatacaaatataagacagtgcctgctctcaggagacttacattctaattgggggagTTAATGAACATGGAAACTAGGGAAGAGAGCTTTGGTCTGAGGATTCACAGGGATGTGAGTTGTTGTACATAGGGCAGTCAGTTGACCTGTCCTTTTCAGAGGCAACGGCACTCTTGGTTTGAATACTGTGCCAAAGGTAGAAAGTTGAAGAAAGAAGGGTGCAAGGTGACAGGCAGATGGCAAGATGGAAGGCTGAATGGTATCTGATTGCCTGTTACTAGAAACAACGTGGACTAGGTTGCACTTACTCACTCACCAGTCAGGAGGACTGGGTCTGAGTGCAGAAGCATCATAGCTCACCTATAACTCTGAGCATTCTCTAGGGCTGTGACTGAGGTTCACTTCTCTGCATGTTTTTCCTTGGTGATAGCAGCTCCCATAGTTCAACTGTCATCTCTCTTACCTCTTAGAAAagacttttcctgatttcccctaGTTGTAATCACTCCCTcctccaaattattttgtatttattttatgggcatttttgtatttatctgtACACATATTGTTTCACCTCAGGAGGTTGCAGCTGACTTCCCAATCTCACATTGAAGggtagcatggcatagtggataggcactcactgtacctggagtcaggtgGATCTGAGTTCATTTCTTCCCTTAGACGTTAGTTGTAGGATCCTTGACAATTCACTGAACCTCTCTCTGttttagttttctttgaaaagcggagggtggggagggaaggatcaGATTCCATGTTATCTAAGGTTCTTCCtagctctcagtctatgatcctatgaaatccAGCTCTCACATTTGTTAGATCTGTCTCATTAGTCGCGTGCTAGACATCTCCAGGACATGCTATAGCCACTGCAATCTCGACATGTCCAAAACATAACTTCTTAACTTTTTCCTTAgacctctccctcctcctgcctTTCCTGTATCTGGTGAGTATTCTCGCCATtaggccatgctgcctctcccttTTGTATCTGGGAGTCAGCTTCATCTTCCTGAGGTGAAACAGATTAGCACAAACCCCACTGTCCTTCCGATCAGCCAGGTGGGGCTCGTTGTCTCATATCTCGTATTCaaccagttgccaagtcttggCGATTTTGCTTCCATAGCATTTCTCAAATGTGTCCTTTTGTATTTACTCCCATGCCCTTctgtggctccctgttgcctctaggacaGAGGAcaactcctctgtttggccttTGAATTCCTCCACATCATGACTTCaggttctttcttcttcctctagcACTCTGCCTGCCACCAAACTGGCCCTCCTTGCCCACTCACTCTTGCCAGCACTCAccattttgtctctgtgtctttacAAAGGCTGTCCCCAGGATCCTCAAGATTCAGTTTAAATGCTGACTCCTACAAAAAGCCTATATCATTTTCCCCCAGTTGTTATTGGCTCTGTCCcccaaattaatttgtatttatttggcaTATTTTTAGGATTtatttgcacatatatgtacatctatatacatatatgtgcatatacatccATGggcatacatttatacatatacaaattTCTCCTCAATAGCTTATAAATTCCTCAAGGgcaaaaactattttctttttacctttgtattcatggtacccagcacagtgcctggtatgtagcaGATGCTTAATGAAGGCTTATTGActtaaatgaggaaaaagaagaatgaaaaagaaaaggaaagggaagaaggcagaAGTTCAGGGGTCATGGGAGGGAAAAACAAGTTGTGAAACAGGAAGAATGAGGACAGGAGCCTGGTAGGAGACATGACTGGGGATCAGGGTAGGCAGGAGTGGAATTGGGGTCAAATTAGCAGAAGAGGTTGAATGAGAGAGAGCAGGGACATCTTAGAAGTGGGGAGAATTCCTGTTTCCATTGCAAGTTAAGGCTGTCCCAGGACCATCCCCTCCCCAAAGAGGTCCTCTTGTGCCACACCGCCTCCCTGTTCTTGTCAGTTGACTGTCTTCCTCTCCAGCCCTGTAGAGCACCCAAACGCCATGAGTGAGCTAAAGGACTGCCCGCTGCAGTTCCATGACTTCAAGTCAGTTGACCACTTGAAGGTATGTCCCCGATACACAGCGGTGCTGGCCCGCTCAGAAGATGATGGCATTGGCATTGAGGAGCTTGACACCCTGCAGCTGGAGCTGGAGAACCTGCTTTCTTCAGCCAGCCGACGTCTTCGGGTGTTGGAGGCTGAGACCCAGGTGACTTCTTCCTTTGACTGGTCCCTGCCCTAGTGACAgggtggaagaagggaggggagcaCAGATTGGGTAGTGAGGCCAAGCTGGAATGGAATAGGCAGGAGTCGTCATGTCCGTGCTAGGGTGTGGGTACTTGGAAGAGTTAAGAGAAGACAAAGGAAGCTTATACTTGGGAGGCAGGccatgtgtgaccctgagtgctGGGGAAGGAAGTGCTGTTGCAGCAAGGTATCATCCATAGCCTGGGAAGGCTGCCTGGATGAATATTTGAGTTATAGAGGCAACCACCAGCCCATTTCTTGAGGGCTTATGTCCCTCAGGCTCCATCTTTTTTTTGGGTGAAAGtggctcccttctttccttcagtaaccctctgtctgtctttcagaTTCTGACTGACTGGCAGGATAAGAAAGGTGACCGGCGATTCCTGAAGCTGGGCCGGGACCATGAACTGGGAGCCCCTGCAAAACATGGCAAGCCCAAAAAACAGAAGCTGGAAGGAAAGGCAGGTCAtgggcctgggcctgggcctggtCGGCCCAAATCCAAGAACCTCCAGCCCAAGATCCAGGAATATGAGTTCACAGATGACCCCATTGATGTGCCTCGGATTCCCAAGAATGACGCTCCTAACAGGTGCAGGGCTGGGAGAAGTCAAGGGGAATGGGTTATCAGGAATTGGGAGGGACTCCAGGGGGGATGCTGATCTCCTGGGGGTTGTCATTGTTCTCTGTGATAAGCATGTAGAATGGGAACACCCATCTAGCAGGCACTTAATTCAGTGGCTGATAATAGGCGAGGGGACTGTCTGTGCTCAGGGCCAGGCTCTGCTCCCAGGTTCTGGGCTTCCGTGGAGCCGTACTGTGCTGACATCACCAGTGAGGAAGTACGAACGCTGGAAGAGCTGCTGAAGCCCCCAGAAGATGAGGCTGAGCATTACAAGGTAGACCCTTCTGAGCACCGCCCCATGTCGCACCCTGTTTTGGGCAGGGAGTGTCTTATTTGGAGACTTAGACTACCTCAGGCTCTGCTTCTGAAACACATtgaataaggaaggaaaaactgCAAAAAAGGTTCTTTGGTTTGACTGGTCCTTATCCTGTTTGCTTCCTTTTTCCATACAGATCCCACCCCTGGGGAAGCACTATTCCCAGCGCTGGGCCCAGGAGGATTTACTGGAAGAACAGAAGGATGGGGCCCGGGCAGCAGCTGTAGCTGACAAGAAGAAAGGCATTATGGGACCATTGACTGAACTGGACACTAAAGGTATTCTCCTTGGTCTAGTCAGttcatcttttccctcttcctcctcattcctATAAGACCCAGGGAAAATGTCTAAGCTGTGCCTGGCAATCCACTTGCCTCCTTTATATCATCTACCCCTCTTTGGTTCCAGATGTGGATGCATTGCTTAAGAAATCAGAGGCCCAGCATGAGCAGCCTGAAGATGGGTGTCCTTTTGGCCCCTTGACTCAACGACTTCTACAGGCTTTGGTGGAGGTGAGGATCCAGAGGCGTGGGGTGCCCAAGATGCCCTAGTTCAGTGAACTCAGAATGAGACTGAGGCAGTTTGACATGAGAAGCTTGAGCTTTGGATtaaaggacctggtttcaaatgttGCCTTTCATTACCTGTGggatctttggcaagtcacttaactgttgcaggtcttagtttcctcatatgtaaaattaaggagttagaCTACATGGCCTTTAAGGTCCATTCCACTGCTAGCTCTGTGGTCCTAAGAGCTGGTCCCTAAATTACCTCAAACGGAACATGTTGCATCGTATAGAGCCCTTTTTCATGGGACACAAATCGCTGTGGAATGTGAGAGGA is part of the Notamacropus eugenii isolate mMacEug1 chromosome 3, mMacEug1.pri_v2, whole genome shotgun sequence genome and harbors:
- the TADA3 gene encoding transcriptional adapter 3 isoform X1 is translated as MSELKDCPLQFHDFKSVDHLKVCPRYTAVLARSEDDGIGIEELDTLQLELENLLSSASRRLRVLEAETQILTDWQDKKGDRRFLKLGRDHELGAPAKHGKPKKQKLEGKAGHGPGPGPGRPKSKNLQPKIQEYEFTDDPIDVPRIPKNDAPNRRGDCLCSGPGSAPRFWASVEPYCADITSEEVRTLEELLKPPEDEAEHYKIPPLGKHYSQRWAQEDLLEEQKDGARAAAVADKKKGIMGPLTELDTKDVDALLKKSEAQHEQPEDGCPFGPLTQRLLQALVEENIISPMEDSPIPDVSGKESGADGASTSPRNQNKPFSVPHTKSLEGRIKEELIAQGLLESEDRPAEDSEDEVLAELRKRQAELKALSAHNRTKKHDLLRLAKEEVTRQELRQRVRMADNEVMDAFRKIMAARQKKRTPTKKEKDQAWKTLKERESILQLLDG
- the TADA3 gene encoding transcriptional adapter 3 isoform X2 — its product is MSELKDCPLQFHDFKSVDHLKVCPRYTAVLARSEDDGIGIEELDTLQLELENLLSSASRRLRVLEAETQILTDWQDKKGDRRFLKLGRDHELGAPAKHGKPKKQKLEGKAGHGPGPGPGRPKSKNLQPKIQEYEFTDDPIDVPRIPKNDAPNRFWASVEPYCADITSEEVRTLEELLKPPEDEAEHYKIPPLGKHYSQRWAQEDLLEEQKDGARAAAVADKKKGIMGPLTELDTKDVDALLKKSEAQHEQPEDGCPFGPLTQRLLQALVEENIISPMEDSPIPDVSGKESGADGASTSPRNQNKPFSVPHTKSLEGRIKEELIAQGLLESEDRPAEDSEDEVLAELRKRQAELKALSAHNRTKKHDLLRLAKEEVTRQELRQRVRMADNEVMDAFRKIMAARQKKRTPTKKEKDQAWKTLKERESILQLLDG